A stretch of Bifidobacterium sp. ESL0704 DNA encodes these proteins:
- the rpsJ gene encoding 30S ribosomal protein S10: MAGQKIRIRLKSYDHEVIDQSAKKIVETVTNAGATVVGPVPLPTEKNVFVVIRSPHKYKDSREHFEMRTHKRLIDIVDPTPKAVDSLMHIDLPADVNIEIKL, translated from the coding sequence ATGGCGGGACAGAAAATCCGCATCAGGCTTAAGTCCTATGACCATGAGGTCATCGACCAATCGGCGAAGAAAATCGTCGAGACGGTCACGAACGCGGGTGCCACTGTGGTGGGCCCGGTTCCTCTGCCTACTGAGAAGAACGTCTTTGTGGTAATTCGTTCTCCTCATAAATACAAGGATTCTCGCGAGCATTTCGAGATGCGTACTCATAAGCGCCTCATCGACATCGTGGACCCGACCCCCAAGGCCGTGGATTCATTGATGCACATCGATTTGCCTGCGGATGTCAATATCGAGATCAAGCTGTAA
- the adhE gene encoding bifunctional acetaldehyde-CoA/alcohol dehydrogenase gives MTAQPKNAGTPPTKETQKTKKPDFNREVDQLVARGVEALRQFEKLDQEQVDRIVAKASIAALNKHLVLADMAVKETGRGLVEDKATKNIFACEHVTHYLAGQKTVGVIHEDDVTGIDEVAEPVGVVAGVTPVTNPTSTAIFKSLIALKTRCPIVFGFHPYAQRCSAEAARIVRDAAVAAGAPKDCIQWIDHPSTEATGALMTHPDIATILATGGPGMVHAAYSSGKPALGVGAGNAPAYVDTNVDVKRVANDLVLSKHFDYGMICATEQGIIAHTDIYDPLVDELKRRKAYFVNADEKTKLERYMFGCTAYSGKTPKLNSVVPGKSPQFIAREAGFSVPEDATILVAECKEVGEQEPLTLEKLCPVHAMLRFETEEQGFSMCEGMLRFGAGHTAVIHSDDHDLIRRYGLRMHACRIIVNQPSALGGIGDIYNAIAPSLTLGCGSYGGNSVSGNVQAVNLLNIKRIARRNNNMQWFKVPPKTYFEPNAIRYLRDMYNVRRVVIVCDKVMEQLGVIDKVIDQLRSRPEPATFRIIDYIEPEPSVETVERGAAMMRDEFRPDTIVAVGGGSPMDAAKIMWLLYEHPEISFDDVREKFFDIRKRAFRIPPLGSLAKLVCIPTSSGTGSEVTPFAVITDHKTGYKYPITDYALTPSVAIVDPVLARTQPRTLASNTGFDALTHCMESYVSVYANDFTDGMALHAAKLIWDNLETSVCAGPGETKIKAQERMHNAGTMAGMAFGSAFLGMCHGMAHTIGALCDVAHGHANAILLPYVIRYNGSVPQEPTSWPKYDKYIAPQRYQEFARVLGIDPGQTAEEGVENLALAVEDYRDNKLGMDSSFQQCGVDEEYFWSILDQIGMRAYEDQCTPANPRVPQIEDMKDIAIAAYYGVAQAEGHARRLAREAADVVDKAEAKQ, from the coding sequence ATGACGGCACAACCTAAGAATGCTGGGACTCCACCCACGAAGGAAACTCAAAAAACCAAAAAGCCTGACTTCAACCGGGAGGTCGACCAACTGGTCGCCCGTGGCGTCGAGGCTTTGAGGCAATTCGAGAAACTCGACCAGGAACAGGTCGACCGCATCGTCGCCAAGGCCTCGATCGCCGCACTCAACAAGCATCTGGTGCTGGCTGACATGGCGGTCAAAGAAACCGGACGCGGGCTGGTGGAAGACAAGGCCACCAAGAACATCTTCGCCTGCGAGCACGTCACCCATTACCTTGCCGGGCAGAAGACGGTCGGTGTCATCCATGAGGACGACGTGACGGGCATCGACGAGGTGGCGGAACCGGTCGGCGTGGTCGCGGGCGTCACCCCGGTTACCAACCCGACGTCCACCGCGATCTTCAAGTCGCTGATCGCGCTGAAGACCCGTTGTCCGATCGTTTTCGGCTTCCACCCCTATGCGCAGCGTTGCTCGGCCGAAGCCGCACGCATCGTGCGTGACGCAGCGGTGGCCGCCGGCGCTCCGAAAGACTGCATCCAGTGGATCGATCATCCCTCCACCGAAGCCACCGGGGCTTTGATGACCCACCCGGATATCGCCACGATTCTTGCCACCGGAGGTCCCGGGATGGTTCATGCCGCGTATTCCTCCGGCAAGCCCGCACTCGGCGTTGGTGCAGGCAACGCGCCGGCGTATGTCGACACGAACGTCGACGTCAAGCGTGTGGCCAACGACCTGGTGCTCTCGAAGCATTTCGATTACGGCATGATCTGTGCCACGGAACAGGGCATCATCGCCCACACCGACATCTACGACCCTCTTGTCGACGAACTGAAGCGCCGCAAGGCCTACTTCGTCAACGCCGATGAGAAGACCAAGCTCGAGCGTTACATGTTCGGCTGCACCGCGTACTCCGGCAAGACCCCGAAACTCAACTCCGTGGTGCCGGGCAAATCCCCGCAGTTCATCGCCCGCGAGGCCGGTTTCAGCGTTCCCGAAGACGCCACCATTCTCGTGGCCGAATGCAAGGAGGTGGGGGAGCAGGAGCCGTTGACGCTCGAAAAGCTCTGTCCGGTGCACGCCATGCTGCGTTTCGAGACCGAGGAACAGGGATTCAGCATGTGCGAAGGGATGCTCCGATTCGGGGCTGGCCACACCGCCGTCATTCATTCCGACGACCACGACTTGATCCGTCGCTACGGACTTCGCATGCACGCCTGCCGCATCATCGTCAACCAGCCCTCGGCGCTCGGCGGCATCGGCGATATCTACAACGCCATCGCCCCGTCCCTGACGCTCGGTTGCGGCTCCTACGGCGGCAATTCCGTCTCCGGCAACGTACAGGCCGTCAATCTGCTCAATATCAAGCGAATCGCGCGAAGGAACAACAATATGCAATGGTTCAAGGTTCCGCCGAAGACCTATTTCGAGCCCAACGCCATCCGTTATCTGCGCGACATGTACAACGTCCGCCGCGTGGTCATCGTCTGCGACAAGGTCATGGAGCAGCTCGGCGTGATCGACAAGGTCATCGACCAGTTGCGCAGCCGTCCGGAGCCGGCCACGTTCCGCATCATCGACTACATCGAACCTGAGCCGTCGGTCGAGACGGTGGAGCGTGGCGCGGCCATGATGCGTGACGAATTCCGCCCCGACACCATCGTCGCCGTGGGTGGCGGCTCGCCGATGGACGCCGCCAAGATCATGTGGCTGCTCTATGAGCACCCGGAGATTTCCTTCGACGATGTGCGCGAGAAGTTCTTCGACATCCGCAAGCGCGCCTTCCGCATTCCGCCGCTGGGAAGCTTGGCCAAGCTGGTGTGCATCCCCACTTCGTCGGGTACTGGTTCCGAGGTCACCCCGTTCGCCGTGATCACCGACCACAAAACCGGCTACAAGTACCCGATCACCGATTATGCACTGACTCCGTCGGTGGCCATCGTCGACCCGGTCCTGGCCCGCACCCAGCCGCGAACGCTCGCCAGCAACACCGGTTTCGATGCGCTGACGCACTGCATGGAGTCCTATGTCTCCGTCTATGCCAACGATTTCACGGATGGCATGGCCCTGCATGCCGCCAAGCTGATCTGGGACAACCTTGAGACCTCTGTGTGTGCCGGGCCGGGCGAGACCAAGATCAAAGCGCAGGAAAGGATGCACAACGCCGGCACGATGGCGGGCATGGCGTTCGGTTCCGCGTTCCTTGGGATGTGCCACGGCATGGCCCACACCATCGGTGCGCTGTGCGATGTGGCCCACGGACATGCCAACGCGATTCTGCTGCCGTATGTCATCCGCTACAACGGCTCGGTTCCCCAGGAGCCGACGAGCTGGCCGAAATACGACAAGTACATCGCCCCGCAACGCTACCAGGAATTCGCCCGCGTTCTGGGGATTGACCCGGGCCAGACGGCCGAGGAGGGCGTCGAGAACCTTGCGCTTGCCGTTGAGGACTATCGCGACAACAAACTCGGCATGGATTCCAGTTTCCAGCAATGCGGCGTCGATGAGGAGTATTTCTGGAGTATCCTGGACCAGATCGGCATGCGAGCCTACGAGGACCAGTGCACGCCCGCGAACCCACGGGTTCCGCAGATCGAGGATATGAAGGATATCGCCATCGCCGCCTATTACGGTGTTGCGCAAGCCGAAGGCCACGCCCGTCGTCTCGCGCGTGAAGCGGCGGACGTCGTGGACAAAGCGGAAGCAAAGCAGTAG
- the rplV gene encoding 50S ribosomal protein L22 yields MEAKAIARHVRVTPRKARRMVDLIRGKKVSEAVTILKFAPQDASEPVLKVLRSATANARVKADKAGEAFRENDMYVKETYVDEGVTLKRFRARAQGRAGRINKRTSHITVVVASKEGAR; encoded by the coding sequence ATGGAAGCTAAAGCAATCGCACGTCACGTCCGTGTGACGCCGCGCAAGGCTCGCCGCATGGTCGACCTCATCCGAGGCAAAAAAGTGAGCGAAGCCGTCACCATTCTGAAATTCGCACCGCAGGATGCCTCCGAGCCAGTGCTCAAGGTACTGCGCAGCGCCACCGCGAACGCACGCGTCAAGGCCGACAAGGCTGGCGAGGCGTTCCGTGAGAACGATATGTATGTGAAAGAGACCTATGTGGACGAAGGCGTGACGCTCAAGCGTTTCCGTGCTCGTGCACAGGGCCGCGCCGGACGCATCAACAAGCGTACCAGCCACATCACCGTCGTTGTCGCCAGCAAGGAAGGAGCCCGCTAA
- the rplD gene encoding 50S ribosomal protein L4: protein MANVTLNVTDAKGKSAGTVEAPVEIFGISNEEVEAHIPLIHQVVIAQLAAARQGTHAVKSRGDVSGGGKKPWKQKGTGRARQGSIRAPQWVHGGIAHGPVPRDYSQRTPKKMKAGALRYVLSNRANAGHVAVVDFGIKDTPSTKAAIAALTPVSQNEFTTVVLSRDNVNEWLSVRNIPTVHVLFADQLNTYDVVTAQYVVFSKEGFDAFVAAKTEPKEA from the coding sequence ATGGCTAACGTAACACTCAATGTCACCGACGCCAAGGGCAAGTCCGCTGGCACCGTTGAGGCGCCGGTCGAGATCTTCGGCATCTCCAATGAAGAAGTCGAGGCTCACATTCCGCTGATTCATCAGGTCGTCATCGCTCAGCTCGCTGCTGCTCGTCAGGGTACGCACGCGGTCAAGAGCCGTGGCGATGTCTCCGGTGGCGGTAAGAAGCCGTGGAAGCAGAAGGGCACCGGTCGCGCTCGTCAGGGCTCGATTCGCGCTCCTCAGTGGGTTCACGGTGGTATCGCTCACGGCCCGGTGCCGCGCGATTACTCCCAGCGCACTCCCAAGAAGATGAAGGCCGGCGCACTGCGCTATGTGCTTTCCAACCGTGCGAATGCCGGTCACGTCGCCGTTGTCGACTTTGGTATCAAGGACACTCCGTCTACCAAAGCCGCTATCGCTGCGCTGACCCCGGTAAGCCAGAACGAGTTCACCACTGTCGTGCTTTCGCGCGACAACGTCAACGAGTGGCTTTCCGTTCGCAACATCCCGACGGTGCATGTGCTCTTCGCAGATCAGCTCAACACCTACGATGTGGTTACCGCTCAGTATGTCGTCTTCAGTAAGGAAGGCTTCGATGCCTTCGTTGCCGCCAAGACTGAGCCCAAGGAGGCCTGA
- the rplE gene encoding 50S ribosomal protein L5 encodes MSDTTVEAPATPRLKQQYIDKIVPELEKEFKYSNPMQVAKVKKVVVSMGVGAAARDSKLIEGAVKDLTAITGQKPKITKAKKSVAQFHLREGQAIGAYVTLRGDRMWEFLDRLLVLALPRIRDFRGISDKQFDGQGNYNFGLTEQSMFHEIDPDAIDHQRGMDITVVTSTKDDKEARALLKHLGFPFKEN; translated from the coding sequence ATGAGCGATACAACAGTCGAAGCGCCGGCAACACCGCGCCTGAAGCAGCAGTACATCGACAAGATCGTGCCTGAGCTCGAGAAGGAATTCAAGTATTCCAACCCGATGCAGGTCGCCAAGGTCAAGAAGGTCGTCGTCTCCATGGGCGTCGGCGCCGCTGCCCGCGACTCCAAGCTCATCGAAGGCGCGGTCAAGGACCTCACCGCCATCACCGGCCAGAAGCCGAAGATCACCAAGGCCAAGAAGTCCGTCGCGCAGTTCCATCTGCGTGAGGGCCAGGCCATCGGTGCTTATGTGACGCTTCGCGGCGACCGCATGTGGGAGTTCCTCGATAGGCTGCTCGTTCTGGCCCTGCCGCGTATCCGCGATTTCCGCGGCATCAGCGACAAGCAATTCGATGGCCAAGGCAACTACAACTTCGGTCTCACGGAACAGTCCATGTTCCACGAAATCGATCCGGATGCGATCGATCATCAGCGTGGTATGGATATCACCGTGGTGACCAGCACCAAGGATGACAAGGAAGCCCGGGCATTGCTCAAGCACCTTGGATTCCCCTTCAAGGAGAACTGA
- the rplN gene encoding 50S ribosomal protein L14, with amino-acid sequence MIQQETRLHVADNTGAKEILAIRVLGGSKRRYAGIGDVIVASVKDAIPGGSVKKGDVVKAVVVRTVKEHRRKDGSYIKFDENAAVILGSGHEPKGTRIFGPVGRELRDKRFMKIVSLAPEVI; translated from the coding sequence ATGATTCAGCAGGAAACGCGGCTTCATGTCGCCGACAACACGGGTGCCAAGGAGATCTTGGCCATCCGAGTGCTCGGCGGATCGAAGCGACGCTATGCCGGCATCGGCGACGTGATCGTCGCCTCCGTCAAGGACGCGATCCCTGGCGGGTCGGTCAAGAAGGGCGACGTGGTCAAGGCCGTTGTCGTCCGCACAGTAAAAGAGCATCGTCGCAAAGACGGCTCATACATCAAGTTCGACGAGAACGCTGCGGTTATTCTTGGCTCCGGCCATGAGCCCAAGGGCACTCGTATCTTCGGACCGGTCGGCCGTGAACTGCGCGACAAGCGCTTCATGAAGATCGTGTCCCTCGCCCCGGAGGTGATCTGA
- the rpsS gene encoding 30S ribosomal protein S19 has translation MSRSIKKGPFVDAHLQKKVDEQNEKGTKNVIKTWSRRSMITPDFIGHTFAVHDGRKHVPVFVTESMVGHKLGEFAPTKTFRGHVHDDKKARR, from the coding sequence ATGTCACGTAGCATCAAGAAGGGCCCCTTCGTCGACGCCCATTTACAGAAGAAAGTCGACGAACAGAACGAGAAAGGCACGAAGAACGTCATCAAGACGTGGTCGCGCCGTTCGATGATCACTCCGGACTTCATCGGTCACACCTTCGCTGTGCATGATGGTCGCAAGCATGTCCCGGTCTTCGTGACCGAGTCCATGGTGGGCCACAAGCTCGGTGAATTCGCACCGACGAAGACCTTCCGTGGTCATGTTCATGACGACAAAAAAGCTCGTCGCTAA
- the rpsQ gene encoding 30S ribosomal protein S17 produces MAEKQERNFRKTRSGYVVSDAMDKTITVELEQRSTHPLYGKVVRSTRKVKVHDEHNDAHNGDFVRIMETRPLSKTKRWRLDSIVERAK; encoded by the coding sequence ATGGCTGAAAAGCAAGAGCGCAACTTCCGTAAGACTCGTAGCGGTTACGTCGTGTCCGACGCAATGGACAAGACCATCACCGTCGAGCTTGAGCAGCGTTCGACCCACCCGCTCTACGGCAAGGTCGTTCGTTCCACTCGTAAGGTCAAGGTTCATGACGAGCACAATGACGCCCACAACGGCGACTTCGTGCGTATCATGGAGACTCGGCCTTTGAGCAAGACCAAGCGTTGGCGTCTCGACTCCATCGTCGAACGCGCCAAGTAA
- the rplC gene encoding 50S ribosomal protein L3: MSLQKANRSALLGRKLGMSQVWDEQGFFVPVTLVDVSTNVVTCVKTEESDGYKAVQLGYGQIDPTKVTKPMAGHFAKAGVTPRRHLVEVRTDNVDDFKPGQELTADLFADGSEVDVTGTTKGKGFAGTIKRWGFKSYRRTHGSHKNERRPGSVGACATPSRILKGKRMAGRMGHVTSTVQNLEVVSSDTENGVIAIKGALPGPKGGIVLLRSAVKGA; the protein is encoded by the coding sequence ATGTCGTTGCAGAAAGCAAATCGTTCTGCACTGCTGGGCCGCAAGCTTGGCATGTCGCAGGTTTGGGACGAACAAGGTTTCTTCGTTCCCGTGACGCTCGTTGATGTGTCCACGAACGTGGTCACTTGCGTCAAGACCGAAGAGAGCGACGGCTACAAGGCCGTTCAGCTCGGCTATGGCCAAATTGATCCCACTAAGGTGACCAAGCCCATGGCTGGTCATTTCGCGAAGGCGGGCGTTACCCCGCGTCGTCATCTGGTCGAGGTCCGTACGGACAACGTCGACGATTTCAAGCCCGGTCAGGAATTGACCGCCGACTTGTTCGCCGATGGTTCGGAAGTGGACGTCACCGGTACGACCAAGGGCAAGGGCTTCGCCGGAACCATCAAGCGTTGGGGCTTCAAGTCCTATCGTCGTACTCACGGCTCGCACAAGAACGAACGTCGCCCCGGCTCAGTCGGTGCATGCGCGACTCCGAGCCGTATCTTAAAGGGCAAGCGTATGGCCGGTCGTATGGGCCATGTCACTTCCACCGTGCAGAACCTTGAGGTCGTTTCCTCCGATACGGAGAACGGCGTCATCGCCATCAAGGGTGCTCTTCCAGGGCCCAAGGGTGGCATCGTCCTGCTTCGCTCGGCTGTGAAGGGAGCCTGA
- a CDS encoding glycosyltransferase family A protein has protein sequence MDDMANDVTVVITCFNQAGSILRSVESVRAQTYAPNRVIVVDDASNDEETQKTLAVLQKDPSLDIVRRRSNGGPSAARNTGIKRVSTSLVVVLDGDDFLEPGYIEATRAELMADERVFAASSWMRTFGVLNATVKPSGGGVQEFLCRNCAPATCMFRVSALRRSGAYDGSMRKGFEDWDCYLSLFEAQAQGEQSGRISIVEKPLIRYHTAPASSNIVSMNSRLELLRYLIDKHRDLYQGHLEEAILGFEKTSMNRLGLWQATVKNNPQLIEDCDDVKGFMASPSFGDGGMAAAVRIESEITVKSRANTSNSADTPEFS, from the coding sequence ATGGACGATATGGCGAACGATGTGACGGTTGTGATCACCTGTTTCAATCAGGCGGGATCGATTTTGCGCAGTGTCGAATCCGTGCGCGCCCAGACGTATGCGCCGAACCGCGTCATCGTGGTCGATGACGCTTCGAATGATGAGGAAACGCAGAAGACCCTGGCCGTTTTGCAGAAGGATCCCTCGCTCGACATAGTGCGTCGTAGAAGCAATGGAGGTCCGAGCGCCGCGCGCAATACCGGTATCAAACGGGTTTCCACGTCGTTGGTGGTCGTGCTCGATGGTGATGACTTCCTGGAACCGGGCTACATCGAGGCGACGCGAGCCGAGTTGATGGCGGATGAGCGAGTGTTCGCGGCCTCCTCATGGATGCGCACGTTCGGTGTGCTCAACGCCACGGTAAAGCCCAGTGGAGGCGGAGTCCAGGAGTTTCTGTGCCGTAATTGTGCCCCGGCAACCTGTATGTTCCGTGTCTCGGCCTTGCGGCGAAGCGGGGCCTACGACGGAAGCATGCGCAAGGGGTTCGAAGATTGGGATTGCTACCTGTCGTTGTTCGAGGCACAGGCGCAAGGCGAGCAATCTGGACGCATCTCGATAGTCGAAAAGCCGTTGATTCGCTACCATACGGCTCCTGCCTCTTCGAATATCGTCAGCATGAATTCACGATTGGAATTGCTGCGTTATCTGATCGATAAGCACCGTGATCTGTATCAGGGGCATCTTGAAGAGGCGATTTTAGGCTTTGAGAAAACAAGTATGAATCGTTTGGGATTATGGCAAGCAACGGTGAAAAATAATCCGCAACTGATTGAAGATTGCGATGATGTGAAAGGATTCATGGCGTCACCGTCCTTTGGCGACGGGGGTATGGCTGCGGCGGTCAGAATCGAAAGTGAGATTACGGTCAAAAGCCGCGCAAACACAAGCAATAGTGCCGACACGCCCGAATTTTCCTAG
- the rplP gene encoding 50S ribosomal protein L16 yields MLIPKRTKYRKQQRPKRRGMSKGGNEIAFGDYGIQALAPAYISNRQIEAARIAMTRYIKRGGRVWITIFPDRPLTKHALGSRMGSGKGTPESWIANVHPGRVMFEIGGVEEATAKEALRRAIDKLPMKCRIIAREGGDL; encoded by the coding sequence ATGCTTATCCCAAAGAGGACTAAGTACCGTAAACAGCAGCGTCCGAAGCGTCGCGGCATGTCCAAGGGCGGCAACGAGATCGCGTTCGGCGATTATGGCATCCAGGCTTTGGCCCCTGCCTATATCTCCAACCGTCAGATCGAGGCTGCTCGTATCGCCATGACCCGCTACATCAAGCGTGGCGGTCGTGTGTGGATCACGATTTTCCCTGATCGTCCTTTGACCAAGCACGCACTCGGAAGCCGAATGGGTTCCGGCAAGGGCACCCCGGAGTCTTGGATCGCCAACGTGCATCCTGGACGCGTGATGTTCGAAATCGGTGGCGTCGAGGAAGCGACTGCGAAGGAAGCCCTTCGCCGCGCTATCGACAAGCTGCCGATGAAGTGCCGCATTATCGCACGTGAAGGCGGTGATCTCTGA
- the rplX gene encoding 50S ribosomal protein L24: MVAKIKTGDQVKVIRGKDRGKEGKVTRVLPNDRLIVEGVQIVKKHVRATQQGQQSGIVSVEAPIHRSNVMVIDPETKEPTRVGVKVSTKAVDGKVKTVRTRVAKKSGKELA, encoded by the coding sequence ATGGTAGCCAAGATCAAGACCGGCGATCAGGTGAAGGTCATCCGCGGCAAGGATCGCGGCAAAGAGGGCAAGGTTACGCGTGTGCTCCCCAATGATCGTCTGATCGTTGAGGGCGTGCAGATCGTCAAGAAGCATGTGCGCGCCACCCAGCAGGGTCAGCAGTCCGGCATCGTCTCCGTTGAGGCGCCGATTCATCGCTCCAATGTGATGGTCATCGACCCGGAGACCAAGGAACCGACCCGTGTTGGCGTCAAAGTCTCGACCAAGGCCGTTGACGGCAAGGTCAAGACTGTGCGTACGCGCGTCGCCAAGAAATCAGGAAAGGAGCTGGCATGA
- the rpmC gene encoding 50S ribosomal protein L29: protein MAVGTADYSIKNLNEKTNGEIEGFLKKSKEELFNLRFQNATGQLDNSARLKAVKHDIARMYTVLRERELGISEEPESGDTKTEEK, encoded by the coding sequence ATGGCAGTCGGAACAGCAGACTACAGCATCAAGAATCTCAACGAGAAGACCAATGGCGAGATCGAAGGCTTCCTCAAGAAGTCCAAGGAAGAGCTTTTCAACCTGCGCTTCCAGAACGCCACCGGTCAGCTTGACAACTCCGCTAGGCTCAAGGCCGTGAAGCACGATATCGCCAGGATGTACACCGTCCTGCGCGAGCGTGAACTCGGCATCAGCGAGGAGCCTGAGTCGGGCGACACGAAGACTGAGGAGAAGTAA
- the rpsC gene encoding 30S ribosomal protein S3 gives MGQKINPLGYRLGITEDHRSKWFSDSNKPGERYSDFVLEDDKIRKAMNKDLERAGVSRIIIERTRDRVRVDIHTARPGIVIGRRGAEAERVRAKLEKITGKQVQLNIFEVKNAALDAQLVAQSIAEQLTNRVTFRRAMRKAQQDAMRAGAKGIRIKLSGRLGGAEMSRSEFYREGRVPLQTLRALIDYGFFEARTTYGRIGVKVWIYKGDMTERQFDEQQAQQDNNRGRRGGDRRPRRGGRPSGARGSKPEAKAPQAAAEAAEPAAAAAPAASEAKE, from the coding sequence ATGGGTCAGAAGATCAATCCGTTAGGCTACCGCCTGGGTATCACTGAAGACCACCGTTCCAAGTGGTTCTCCGATTCCAACAAGCCTGGTGAGCGTTACAGCGACTTCGTCCTCGAGGACGACAAGATTCGCAAGGCCATGAACAAGGACCTCGAGCGTGCAGGCGTGTCCCGCATCATCATCGAGCGTACCCGTGACCGCGTGCGTGTGGATATCCACACCGCTCGTCCGGGCATTGTCATCGGCCGTCGTGGAGCAGAGGCCGAACGCGTTCGTGCCAAGCTCGAGAAGATTACGGGCAAGCAGGTTCAGCTCAACATCTTCGAAGTCAAGAACGCCGCTTTGGACGCCCAGCTTGTCGCTCAGTCCATCGCCGAGCAGCTGACCAACCGTGTCACGTTCCGTCGTGCCATGCGCAAGGCTCAGCAGGACGCGATGCGCGCTGGCGCCAAGGGTATCCGCATCAAGCTCTCCGGTCGCCTTGGAGGCGCCGAGATGAGCCGTTCCGAGTTCTATCGTGAGGGTCGCGTTCCGCTGCAGACCCTTCGCGCTCTCATTGATTACGGATTCTTCGAAGCCCGTACGACCTATGGCCGTATCGGTGTGAAGGTCTGGATCTACAAGGGCGACATGACCGAACGTCAGTTCGATGAGCAGCAGGCCCAGCAGGACAACAACCGTGGACGTCGTGGCGGCGATCGTCGCCCGCGTCGTGGTGGTCGTCCGTCCGGTGCTCGTGGTTCCAAGCCGGAAGCCAAGGCCCCTCAGGCCGCGGCCGAAGCCGCAGAGCCCGCAGCAGCCGCAGCACCTGCCGCCTCGGAAGCAAAGGAGTGA
- the rplW gene encoding 50S ribosomal protein L23, which yields MVAIHNPAHDVIIKPVVSEKSYAAGDRGQYTFVVAPDANKVQIKQAIETIFNVKVTNVNTLNRAGKRQRTRTGFGRRVNEKRAIVTVAEGQSIDIFGN from the coding sequence ATGGTAGCTATTCACAATCCCGCCCACGATGTCATCATCAAGCCGGTTGTCTCTGAAAAGAGTTATGCCGCCGGTGACCGTGGTCAGTACACTTTCGTGGTCGCTCCTGATGCCAACAAGGTTCAGATCAAGCAGGCCATCGAAACAATCTTCAATGTCAAGGTGACGAACGTCAACACCCTCAACCGCGCCGGCAAGCGTCAGCGCACCCGCACCGGATTCGGTCGCCGCGTCAATGAAAAGCGCGCGATCGTGACCGTTGCCGAGGGCCAGTCGATCGACATCTTCGGCAACTGA
- the rplB gene encoding 50S ribosomal protein L2 yields MAIRVYKPTTPGRRGASVSDFSDLTRSTPEKSLVRKLNSTGGRNSYGRVTSRHRGGGHKRQYRLIDFKRWDKDGVPARVAEIEYDPNRSARIALLHYADGEKRYIVAPKGIKQGDVIETGENADIKPGNNLPLRNIPTGTIVHAIELRPLGGAKIARSAGAGVQLVAKDGAYAQLRMPSGEIRNVDARCRATIGEVGNSDHANVQLGKAGRARWMGRRPITRGESMNPVDHPHGGTTRGGKPPVSPWGKGEVRTRRPKKASNKMIVRRRPNGKNRK; encoded by the coding sequence ATGGCTATCCGCGTTTATAAGCCGACGACTCCGGGCCGTCGTGGTGCGTCCGTGTCGGATTTCTCCGACCTTACGCGCTCCACGCCTGAGAAGTCGCTGGTACGCAAACTCAACAGCACCGGCGGTCGTAACTCTTACGGCCGTGTGACCTCTCGCCATCGCGGCGGCGGCCACAAGCGTCAGTACCGTCTCATCGATTTCAAGCGTTGGGACAAGGACGGCGTTCCTGCTCGTGTTGCTGAGATCGAATATGATCCGAACCGTTCCGCTCGTATCGCCCTCCTGCATTATGCAGATGGCGAGAAGCGCTATATCGTAGCGCCCAAGGGCATCAAGCAGGGTGACGTCATCGAGACCGGCGAAAATGCCGATATCAAGCCCGGCAATAATCTGCCGCTGCGCAACATCCCGACTGGTACGATCGTCCACGCTATCGAGCTTCGTCCTCTGGGCGGTGCCAAGATCGCGCGTTCCGCTGGTGCAGGCGTTCAGCTTGTCGCCAAGGACGGTGCTTACGCCCAGCTGCGTATGCCGTCCGGAGAAATCCGCAACGTCGACGCTCGCTGCCGCGCAACCATCGGTGAGGTCGGCAATTCCGACCACGCCAATGTGCAGCTCGGCAAGGCAGGTCGCGCTCGTTGGATGGGTCGTCGCCCGATCACTCGTGGTGAGTCCATGAACCCGGTCGACCACCCGCATGGTGGTACCACTCGCGGTGGTAAGCCGCCAGTGTCGCCGTGGGGCAAGGGCGAAGTTCGTACTCGCCGTCCGAAGAAGGCTTCGAACAAGATGATTGTTCGTCGTCGTCCCAATGGCAAGAACCGTAAGTAA